AATAGTAAGGCTAGACTTGCCGACATTAGATGACCAGAGGGATGACCTTAGGAGAGTAAGTGATTCATTAGGGTTTGATGCCAAGATGCCTTTAAGCGTATTAAGTGCGCTTCCTGACATATTAGAAAGTCATGATTACAATGTTGCTATTACGTTAAGGAATAATGAGGTAATCTCAGTAGAAGGCGCAGATTCAATTGACAGTGTTTACGGCATATCTATCGATATAGGCACTACGACAATTGCGGCATACCTATATAACATTAAGACAGGGACAAGGATAGATGTTTTTTCTGATGTGAACCCTCAGAAATCATTTGGAGCAGACGTCATATCAAGGATAAACTATACAATCACTGAAGATGACGGGCTTTTTAGATTGCACAGAATTATAGTTGACGAGATAAATAAGATCGTAAATGCTTTTTGTACAAGAAATGCTATATCTAAAGAAAATATATATGAAATTGTCATAGTTGGCAATACTGTAATGATTCACTTAGCTCTAGGTGTTACGGTTAAAAATATCGCTAATTCGCCTTACATACCAGCCTTTACATATACGATGGAACTAAAAGCTAATACATTAGGGATAAACATAAATAAAGAAGGATACATTGTGACACTTCCTATGGTTGCATCGTACGTTGGAGCAGATACAGTGGCGGCAGTCTTACATAGCCGCATGTATAAAGGCGACGATATTACTTTGCTTGTGGACATAGGGACAAACGGCGAGATAGTCTTGGGGAATAAAGACTTTCTTATATCATGTTCTGCTGCAGCAGGACCTGCTTTTGAGGGTGCTGACATAACGTTTGGTATGAGCGGTGTAGAAGGCGCCATTGACCATGTTGATTTAAAGAGAGATCCTATTTTTACAACAATTGGAGGGAAAATAGCAAAAGGCATATGCGGTTCAGGCATTGTCGATGTGATAGCAGAGCTTTTTAAGCACGGAATAGTTGATAATACTGGAAGGATATTGGATAAAGATGAAGTGACAAGCGCAGTTGGTAAAAAGTTTTTAGATCGCATTGTACAGTACAATGAAATGCCAGCATTTTTGATAGATGATGAGAATGGGATTTTCTTGACTCAAAAGGACGTAAGGCAGGTACAGTTGGCAAAGGCAGCTATAAGAGCGGGAATCAATATACTTATTAATGAGGTGGGTATTTCTGAAACGGATATAAAAAGAGTCTACTTAGCAGGTGGATTTGGCAGCTACATAAGTATAGAGAGCGCTGCTACAATAGGGCTTATACCAAGTGAATTAAAAGATAGAACGATACAGATAGGAAATGCTGCAGGTTTAGGTGCATCTTTAGCGCTTCTTTCAGACAATGAGCTAAATAGGGCAAAAATTGTAAGGGATAAGATAAAGTACATTGAGCTTTCAAATGTGTCGATATTTCAGGATGAATTTATTAAATCTATGTACCTCTGAAATTTTTCCATATTTTTTTAAATCTATATTGACTATATGGTCAATAAACGCTACAATTTAAAAAGAAATTGACCTAGTGGTCAAAAAGGAGGTATTTATCATGAATGTTATTGAGGTGGATAAACTTACAAAGTATTACGGCAAGTCGAGAGGTATAATCGATGTAAGCTTTGATGTGGAAGAAGGTGAGATATTTGGATTCATCGGACCCAACGGTGCTGGAAAGTCTACCACCATAAGGACCCTTCTGTCGCTTATTTACCCTACATCTGGCAGTGCTAAAATCTTTGGCAAAGACTGTATAAAGTATGGGCCTGAAATAAAGAAGGATATTGGATATCTGCCGTCAGAAGTGTTTTACTACGACAACATGAAGGTAATTGACCTTTTAAAGTATTCAGCAAGTTTTTATAAAGAGGATTGCAGCAAGAGGATCAAGGAATTATCGGAGATGATGGATTTAGATTTAAATAAAAGGATTGATGATCTTTCATATGGAAATAGAAAGAAAGTTGGAATCGTTCAAGGACTTTTGCATGAACCTAAGCTTCTAATATTAGATGAGCCAACAAGCGGACTTGACCCGCTGATGCAGCAGAGATTTTTCAATCTATTAAAAGAAGAAAACAAGAAAGGCGTTACTATCCTGTTTTCGTCTCACATATTAAGCGAAGTTCAAAGACTGTGCAATAGAGTTGCCATCATAAAGGAAGGCAGAATAATAAGCCTTGAAAAGATAAGCTCTCTTAGAGAGAACAGCTACAAAAGGATAAATGTTGAAACAGCGGCAGATGTAAGAAGTGATTATTTCAAGATAGATGGCGTAAGCAATATAGAGATAAAAGACAATACGGTGAGCTTTTTATTCAAGGGGGATATCAATTTGATAATGAAAAAGATAGCAGAAATAAGCATAACTGATGTTACGATTGAAGAACCAAGTCTTGAAGAAATATTCATGCACTACTATATGAGGGGGTAGAAAGACATGAATGTGTTTTTACACGAGTTAAAGTCCTACAGAAAATCTACGATAATATGGTCCATATCCATGGCTGCATTGATAATATTTTTTCTATCTATGTATCCTTCATTTTCAAGTAGTGCATCTTTAGTGAAAAAGATTTTAGAGGGGTATCCTGAACCCATCAGAAAAGCATTTGGGATTTCTATAGATGACATTACAAAGTTTTTGGGATTCTATTCATATGTATTTTCTTTTGTTGTTTTGGGCGGTGCGATACAATCAATGAATTATGGTATATCTACAATATCAAAGGAGATAAAGCTAAAGACAGCGGATTTCCTCATGACAAAGCCTATACCACGCAATGAAATTTTGACATCAAAATTGCTAGCGTCATTGACATCAATAGTTATAACCGATATCATTTATTTGGTTACTGCATACATTACAGCAGAATCAGTAACAAAAGAATCGTTTAACATTAAACTCTTTTTCATGGTTTCTGTTACGCTTTTCTTTGTTGAGGTCATATTCATGTCAATAAGCGTATTAATATCAGCAGTTGTGGGAAAGATTAAGTCAACGATATCTCTTTCTTTGGGTGTAGTATTTACCTTTTATATCATTGGGATGCTTCAAGCTACATTAAATGATAAAGCAATGAAGTATATAACGCCATTTAAGTACTTTGACACACAGTACATCATTAAAAATTCCTCCTATGATATTACCTTTGTCATCATATCCATATTGATTGTGCTTATATCAATTTTTCTAAGCTATGCTGTATTCTTAAAAAGAGATATTCATGCTGTTTGAGGGGATTAGATATGAATATTTATTTAAGAGAGCTAAAAGCAAATGGAAAGTCCTTATTTATATGGTGCATAATCATGATCGCATTCGTAGCTGCATCGATGGGAAAGTACGCCGCAAGTTCGTATATTTCTGGTCAATCCCTAAATGATATTATTTCAAAGATGCCTGACGCAGTAAAATCCATGTTTGGAGCTGGCACGTTTGACTTGTCAAAGGCCATAGGCTTTTACGGTGCTATGTTTATATACGTTGTGTTGATGGCTGCAATACACGCATCCATGATTGGGGCTAATATAATTTCAAAAGAAGAAGATGACAAGACGGCAGAATTTTTGATGTCAAAGCCAGTATCTAGAATCAATGTAATCACATCAAAGCTTCTTGCATCATTTACGAATATAGCTATATTTAATATTGTTACATTGTTATCTTCTTTGTTTCTTGTCAATTACTACAGCAAAGGAGAAAATGTGACAGATGACATATTGAAGTTGATGATTGGGATGTTTATACTGCAGATGATATTCATGTCCATAGGTATAGGTCTATCAGCTTTATTTAAAAATTCAAAATTAGCTTCTCCAGTTACAGTTGGAGTTATGCTTGTGACATATGTCTTGTCATTGGCAATCGACATAGATAGTAATCTTTCAGGCCTTAAGTACTTTACACCGTTTAAATATTTTGATGCAAAGAGTTTAATATACGGAAAAGGATTTGAGATAATATACATTGTATTATCTATTTTAATTATTTCAGTGTTTATTTGTGTAACATATGTATTTTACAAAAAGAGAGATTTAGAAATATAGAAATATTAGGAAGGGATCCATTTGTACGAAAGCTTTGAGAATTTAAGCGATGAAAAAAGAAACAAAATAATTGAAGCAAGCCTAGAGGAGTTTGCTAAAAAGGGATACGAGAGGGCTTCAACAAATGTCATCGTGAAAAATGCCGGGATATCAAAAGGTCTTCTTTTTCACTACTTTAAAAGTAAAAAGAATTTATTTATATATCTTTTTGATCGCATTGTAGAGGAATTTGTTGTTGCTTTTTATGAATTTATAGATGATTCGCCATCAGATATATTTGAAAGGCTTATGAACTGGACAATAATAAAGTTCAAGTTGTATTTTAAAAAACCAGTAGAGTATAGATTTTTGACTGTATCTATTTATGATTCACCAGAAGAATTAAAAGAGGATATATTGAAAAGATATGAGAGAATAAGCAGTGAAGTCATGAAGAGATTTATGGAAAATTTGGATTTGTCACGATTTCGAAAAGATGTAGATATTGATAGAGCTTTGAGCTTTATTATGACATCCATTGAAGCCATTGGCAACAAATATTTGGAGATGTATAAGCATGACATTGATAAACTTGTTGCAGATAAAGATAAAATTATTGATGATTTGAAAGATTGTATAGACATACTTAAACATGGCATATATGAAAAGTAACAGAAT
The nucleotide sequence above comes from Thermoanaerobacterium sp. CMT5567-10. Encoded proteins:
- a CDS encoding ASKHA domain-containing protein, coding for MVIKSYDVEIDERSVLRYLGYKDVGVDEDLLNEVRNAIDEVRQLVVPTVCFDRFAIKYNDIRDEIIVPSEDTLDDDYIVDKLKGTKYVIMAVATIKDKIESMSSHFFGDGKYMKGMIFDAVGNAALENLCQKFYCDMIDELKKEGLGATEMIFPGDSKWNINAQKIIFKNLDTSKIGVILDENYTMRPMKSLSFVLGVGKGLRSSESHHDCSKCDFSQCIYRMVKRNKHIVKVNYGGIYKGIEVYDGANLFKALVENGVSVPNSCGGYHTCGKCKVIVKERLPITDEERQHLSNIELEKGVRLSCFLNIDRDLNVTVLDEGDALILTDSIDTFNLDDLSPRVKKKIVRLDLPTLDDQRDDLRRVSDSLGFDAKMPLSVLSALPDILESHDYNVAITLRNNEVISVEGADSIDSVYGISIDIGTTTIAAYLYNIKTGTRIDVFSDVNPQKSFGADVISRINYTITEDDGLFRLHRIIVDEINKIVNAFCTRNAISKENIYEIVIVGNTVMIHLALGVTVKNIANSPYIPAFTYTMELKANTLGININKEGYIVTLPMVASYVGADTVAAVLHSRMYKGDDITLLVDIGTNGEIVLGNKDFLISCSAAAGPAFEGADITFGMSGVEGAIDHVDLKRDPIFTTIGGKIAKGICGSGIVDVIAELFKHGIVDNTGRILDKDEVTSAVGKKFLDRIVQYNEMPAFLIDDENGIFLTQKDVRQVQLAKAAIRAGINILINEVGISETDIKRVYLAGGFGSYISIESAATIGLIPSELKDRTIQIGNAAGLGASLALLSDNELNRAKIVRDKIKYIELSNVSIFQDEFIKSMYL
- a CDS encoding ABC transporter ATP-binding protein, with the protein product MNVIEVDKLTKYYGKSRGIIDVSFDVEEGEIFGFIGPNGAGKSTTIRTLLSLIYPTSGSAKIFGKDCIKYGPEIKKDIGYLPSEVFYYDNMKVIDLLKYSASFYKEDCSKRIKELSEMMDLDLNKRIDDLSYGNRKKVGIVQGLLHEPKLLILDEPTSGLDPLMQQRFFNLLKEENKKGVTILFSSHILSEVQRLCNRVAIIKEGRIISLEKISSLRENSYKRINVETAADVRSDYFKIDGVSNIEIKDNTVSFLFKGDINLIMKKIAEISITDVTIEEPSLEEIFMHYYMRG
- a CDS encoding ABC transporter permease subunit; translated protein: MNVFLHELKSYRKSTIIWSISMAALIIFFLSMYPSFSSSASLVKKILEGYPEPIRKAFGISIDDITKFLGFYSYVFSFVVLGGAIQSMNYGISTISKEIKLKTADFLMTKPIPRNEILTSKLLASLTSIVITDIIYLVTAYITAESVTKESFNIKLFFMVSVTLFFVEVIFMSISVLISAVVGKIKSTISLSLGVVFTFYIIGMLQATLNDKAMKYITPFKYFDTQYIIKNSSYDITFVIISILIVLISIFLSYAVFLKRDIHAV
- a CDS encoding ABC transporter permease subunit translates to MNIYLRELKANGKSLFIWCIIMIAFVAASMGKYAASSYISGQSLNDIISKMPDAVKSMFGAGTFDLSKAIGFYGAMFIYVVLMAAIHASMIGANIISKEEDDKTAEFLMSKPVSRINVITSKLLASFTNIAIFNIVTLLSSLFLVNYYSKGENVTDDILKLMIGMFILQMIFMSIGIGLSALFKNSKLASPVTVGVMLVTYVLSLAIDIDSNLSGLKYFTPFKYFDAKSLIYGKGFEIIYIVLSILIISVFICVTYVFYKKRDLEI
- a CDS encoding TetR/AcrR family transcriptional regulator, with the translated sequence MYESFENLSDEKRNKIIEASLEEFAKKGYERASTNVIVKNAGISKGLLFHYFKSKKNLFIYLFDRIVEEFVVAFYEFIDDSPSDIFERLMNWTIIKFKLYFKKPVEYRFLTVSIYDSPEELKEDILKRYERISSEVMKRFMENLDLSRFRKDVDIDRALSFIMTSIEAIGNKYLEMYKHDIDKLVADKDKIIDDLKDCIDILKHGIYEK